Below is a genomic region from Rhododendron vialii isolate Sample 1 chromosome 5a, ASM3025357v1.
ACTATCAGGGCGCattattgaaacttcaaaaccgaccaaactttgcggtcCTTCCAccgacactcccgaactcctaCTTGCATGtcgtttgaaccgttgaaaagctctTCTTGCCTACATTCTAACCAATTTTAGTTTGGGctacaaaattatttatacataaaaatataGGCAACTTTATCCTTAACGGGATGAAGAacaaattgttttggaaaaatccttgaatcaaacaaacgttaaaccggatcgaaacctattatatatcgataacGATAAATATGGTATTCGAAGTACTATTAGATGGTGGGATTGAAccacaaaaataatagatttcaATTCACGAAAAGTTATTTGAAAGTAAACAAATTCTAAGATTATTGGAGTAACcaaggctaaaacacattttcgcACCCTTCCACTCATTCAAATTCCATTAAGTACATGCATTCCAAGTTCTAAGgtatttgttcatttcttaATGAGTTTAAGAGAGTTCGTAAGACATTCTAGACTCCATCAAAGCACACCAAATATGCAAAATCATCAGAATTTTCCTAAGACATACATGCAAAACAAGCCTTGTAcatttacaaagcaaaatttcaATGTCTATGTCACCGAATATGTCACTTGACCACAATGACTACCAAACCTCCATCTTTTAGAACATTAAAAATCCTCTTTTTCGATATATtataggtctttatccaatttaaaGTGAAgtagatgcgagcgttttactaGAGTGATTTATATTTCAACTCACTGAGAGTAAATTTTTCGTATCTTTTTATATACGAATATTTTtatatccaaactacttgggttagaaagtacactcaataagctttttaacggttcaaaccttacTAAAATCGGAGCTCGGGTGTGTCCGGAGCGAACTCCCAAAGTTTGACCAATCGCTGTGTGTAAATGCGCTTCAGGCGCATGTCCTTGCGCCCCTGGCGCATTGCATCACTACCTGGGCGCATTGTTGAAACTTCAAAACCGACCAAACTTTGCTGTCTTGCCAccgacactcccgaactccgactTGCATGTCGTTTGAACCGTGTAAAAGCTTGTCTtgcctactttctaaccaattTTAGTTTGGGGcaccaaaattatttatacataaaaatataGGCAACTTTATCCTCAATGGGTTGAAGaataaattgttttggaaaaatccttgaatcaaacTAACGTTAAAGCGGATCGAAAactattttatatcgataaatagggtattcaaagtactattagatggtgggattgaaccacaaaaataatagatttcgATTCACGAAAAAGTTATTCGAAAGTAAACCAATTCTAAgattgtcggagccactaaggctaaaacacattttcgcACCCTTCCACTCATTCAAAATTCCATTAAGTATGCGCATTCCTAGTTCTATGGTATTTGTCCATTTCTTAGAGAGTTTAAGAGAGTTCGTAGGGCATTCCAGTCTTTATCAAAGCGCACCAAATATGCAAAATCATCGGAATTTTCCTGACATACACACATAACAAGCCTTGTACATTTACGAAGCAAAATTTCAATGTCTATATCACCGAAAATGTCACTTGACCACAATGACTACCAAACTACCATCTATTAGAACattaaaaatcctctttatcgatatattatAGGTCGTAATCCAATTTAAATTGAAGGAGATACGAGTGTTTTACTAGAGTGATTTATATTTCAACTCACCGAGAGcaaaaattttatatatttttatgtacgaatatttttaaatccaaactacttgggttagaaagtacactcaacaatctttttaacggttcaaaccttacTAAAATCGGAGCTTGGATGTGTCCGGAGCAAACTCGCAAAATTTGACCAATCGCTGAGCGTAAAAGCGCCTTAGGCGCTGGTCCTTGCGCCCCTGGCGCATTGCATCGCTCCCTGGGCGCATTGTTGAAACttcaaaaccaaccaaactttgCAGTCTTGCCAccgacactcccgaactccgactTGCATGTCGTTTAAACCATTGAAATGCTTGTCAtgcctactttctaaccaattTTAGTTTGGGCTCCAaaattttttatacataaaaatataGGCAACTTTATCCTCAACGGGTTGAAGAacaaattgttttggaaaaatcttTGAATCAAACTAACGTTAACCCAGAACGAATCctattttttattgataaatagggtattcaaagtactattagatggtgggattgaaccacaaaaataatatatttcgATTCACGAAAAGTCATTCGAAAGTAAACCAATTCTATGATTGTCGGAGCCACAAAgactaaaacacattttcgcACTCTTCCACTCATTCTAAATTCTGTTAAGTACCCGCATTCCAAGTTCAAAGGTATTTGTTCATTTCGTAGAGAATTTAAGAGAGTTCACAAGGCATTTCAGACTTCATCAAAGCGCACAAAATATGCGTAATCATCAGAATTTTCCTAAGACATACACCGAAAACAAGACTTATACATTTACGAAACAAAATTTCAATGTCTAGCTATATCACCAAAAATGTCACTTGATCACAATGACTACTAAATCACCATCttttaaaactttaaaaatcctctttatcgatatatttTAGGTCTTTATCAAATTTAAAGTTaaggagatgcgagcgttttacgaGACTGATTTATATTTAAACTCATTGAGAGTAAATTTTTCATATCTTTTTAtgtttgaatatttttaaatccaaactagttgggttagaaagtacactcaactagctttttaacggttcaaaccttgctaAAATCGGAGCTCGGATGTATAGTGTCTGCCACAAACCCGCAATGTTTGACCAATCGCTGAGTGTTAAGGAGCATATCATTGCGCGCCAGGCGCATTTCATCACGCCCTGGGCACATCGGTTAAATTTCAATACTAACCAAACTTTGCAGCCTTGccacagacactcccgaactccaatttgcatgTGGTTGGagccgttgaaaagcttgtcttgcctactttctaaccaattTAGTTTGGTTCCAAAaaatttatacatcaaaatataGGACAACTTTTCCCTCAACAGGTTAAAGAacaaattgttttggaaaaatccCAAGTGGATCCTGCAAAGTGAGGAGGTTTATAAGAAGAAACCGGAACAAAAAGAGCCCAAAAATACATGGTGGTGGTGTCTGACAAGCCAAACTTTGGACTTCAAATTTGCAAGAATCGATTGTCTGGTTTGAATGACCACTCATAAGTCATAACCATTATGCCATTCCATATGGGGACAGTAATAAACTTTTAGCTCCCGAGTAAATTAGGCTACACTAGGAGCATGATTGCATGGTTATAAAAGATGGAAAGATTCCCATTTTCTCAAGTTTGGTGATGATCTAatgaaaataattaaagagaatCACATGGGAAATGCAGGATCTCATATGGTATagaaacaatgaaaaaatattttggctgTCCTTACAAAGATGCTCAGATCGTGTAGAATGGATGTATATTAATGGAAGGAAATGAAGAAGAGAGTAGATGGTGCTGTCACTTCCATGCCAGATGAGGCaaatgggtatcgataccacttGTGCGTTGTAATTGTTATAAACCAACCATCTAAAATATTGCATACACAACCATTTTGGGACCTATTTGGTGGGGGACATTGTGTGAACATCTCCGCAAGATGCTGTAGATCCAAATAAAAATCACGTTGTAGCAGGCTATAAATGAAGAGAGACTATTAGATTCCTTGTTTCCTTCTCCCACTTGTATATATTGAGATTGAGCCTAAGAAGGGGGACAGAACCACAAATCCACTAACTCATCACAAGTTTTGGAATTTCACATTCCACATCCAGTACTCATCACGAGTTTGCGTTGTCCCCAATTGGAAAGAGAAATGGATTCTTCTCCTTTGAGATCAAAATCCAACTACCACACTCATTCCGGCAGCTTGCCCTCTAGACTTCACCCACTCGTTCCTCATGTCGATGCGAATTCGAGGCTTAACGGGCTTCGAAATGCATCCAAGATATTGAAAAAGACTTAAGTGTTTGTTTCGACGGTTAATCAAAACGAGAGttatccacctcaacattctcaagCATTGGCTagcaaaaaagataaaaagtgtAGTTCGATATTTTGGCATCTGAAAAGTTGCCAAAGAATTTTATTTAGCTGTTCATACTTGTACCTGAGGCATACACTTTATATTTTGTCCTTGTGGTATGAACCAATTTACTTGAGACAATTCTGTGCACAACTTTAGTTCTCTTCTTCTACAGTTCTACATCTTTCATAACACTTggaaatgaatgaaaaaaagtaACATGCCCAGTCATTCAAGCTAAAGTAGAATATggtaaaattaaaataattaagaacCAGATTGGTAAAGATTAAAATATTTAACTCATGCAACAGCTGGGAAGACCGCAATTGTCTCAAGCCAAATTATTTTAATGGTACCAGAAGTGATAGTGGACTAGATGGTGAATTGATGGTGGTGTAGAGATAGAGTTACGGTAACAGTATCGATGGTAGAGGGTAGTAGTGTTCAGATAATTTTTGTAGCGGTCTAATTGCGATCCCATTTTCATAAGCTAAACTTTATTATATTTGTTGTTGGAATCAACCaatttttagaactttaaaatcctctttatcgatatattataggtctttatccaatttaaaGTGAAGGAGATGCGAGCATTTTACTAGAGTGATTTATATTTCAACTCACTAAGAGtaaatttttcatattttttggtgTACGAGtatttttaaatccaaactacttgggttagaaagtacactcaacaagctttttaatagTTCAAATCTTGCTAAAATCAAAGCTTGGGAGCATCCAGAGCAAACCCGCAAAGTTTAACCAATTGCTGAGTGTTAATGCGCATCAGGCACAGGTCCTTGCGCCCCTGGCGCATTGTTGAATCCTTAAAACTGACCAAACTTTGCTGTCTTGCCAccgacactcccgaactccgatttgcatgtggtttgaaccgttgaaaaacTTGCCGTGCCTACTTTCTAAGCAATTTTAGTTTGGGCTctaaaattatttatacatcaaaatataGGAAACTCTATCCTCAACGGGTTGAACAACAAATCGTTTCGGAAAGATCATTGAATCAAACTAACGTTAAACCGGATccaaacctattttatatcaataaataggGTATTCAATGTACTAGTAGATGGTGGGATTGAAccacaaaaataatagattttgatTTACGAAAAGTTATTCGAAAGTAAACCAATTCTAAgattgtcggagccactaagaCTAAAACCCATTTTCGCACCCTTCCACTCATTCTAAATTCCATTCAGTGCACGCATTCCCAATTCTAAGGTATTCGTTCATTTCTTAAAGAATTTAAGAGAGTTCATAATGCATTCCAGACTTCATCAAAGCGCACAAAATGTACATAATCATCGGAATTTTCATAAGACGTACGCCCAAAACAAGCCTTACACATTTACGAAGCAAAATTTGAATGTCTATATCACCGAAAATGTCACTTGACCACATTGACTACTAAACTACCatcttttagaactttaaaaatcCACTTTATCAATATATtataggtctttatccaatttGAAGTGAAGGAGATGTGAGCGTTTTACTAGAGTGATTTATATTTCAGCTCACTGAGAttaaatttttcatattttttgatgtACTAGtatttttaaatccaaactacttgggttagaaagtacactcaacaagctttttaacggttcaaaccttgctaAAATCGGAGCTTGGAAGCGTCCGAAgcaaacccgcaaagtttgaccaaTTGTTGAGTgttaatgcgcctcaggcgcatatCCTTGCGCCCCAGGTGCATTTCATCCTGCCCTGGGCGCATTGTTGAATCCTTAAAACCGACCACACTTTGCGGTCTTGCCACCgatactcccgaactccgatttgcatgtggtttgaaccgttgaaaatcTTGTCcagcctactttctaaccaattTAGTTTGGCTTCAAAATAATTTATACGTCAAAATATTGGACAACTTTACCCTCTACGGGTTGAAGAACAAATtgtttcggaaaaatcccaagtgaATCATGCAAAGTGAGGAGGTTAATAAGAAGATACCCGAACAAAAAGAGCACAAAAATACATGGTGGTGTCTGAGAAGCCAAACATTGGACTTCAAATTTGGAAGCATTGATTGTCTAGTTTTAATGACCACTCATAACCATTATTTCATTCCATATGGGGACAGTAATAAATTTTTATCTCCGAGTTATTATAAGTTCATTATGTTTTCTGTTGCACCACAAAGAAGATAATAAAGATGGAAAGATTCCTGTTGTCTAAAGTTtggaaataaagagaatcacATGGGAAATGCTGGATCTCTGATGGTATagaaacaatgaaaaatgttttggcTGTCCTTACAAAGATGCTCAGATCGTGTAGAATGGATATATATATTAATGGAAGGAAACGGAGAAGAGATTAGACGGTGCTGTCATTTTCATGCCAGACGAGACAAACGGGTATCGATACCACTCGTGCATTGTAATTGTTATAAACCAACCATGTAAAATATTGCATATAAAACTATTTTAGGACCTATTTGGTGGGGGGACATTGCGTGAACCTCTCCGCAAGATGCTGTAGATCCAAATCGAAATCACATTTTAGCAGGTTGATAATTGAAGAGAGTTTTAGATTCCTTGTCTCCTTCTCCCTCTTATATATATTGAGCCTAAGAAGAGGGACAGAATCACAAATCCACTAACTCATcacaagttttgaaatttcacatTCCACATCCAGTACTTCTAGTTTTCCTTGTTtccatttggaaagagaaatggATTCTTCTCCTTCGAGATCAAAATCCAACAGCCACACTCGTTCTGCCAGCTTGCCCACCAGACTTCACCCACTCATTCCTTGTGTCGATGAGAATTCGAGGCTTAACGGACTGCGAATATTGTTTGAGCGTTTGGACAATATGCTTCTATTGCCACGCTCTCAACAAGCCTTTGCCCAACAGCGACACCAGTTATTGGTCAAAGAGGTTCTGGAAAAGTATCTCAGGCTCTTGGATATTTGTGCCGCAGCAAAAGATGTGTCCACCCAAACAAAGCAAGATGTACAAAACCTTCTTTCCATCTTGAGGAGAAGAAGGGATACAAATGACTTTGCAGGGTACTTAACTTCCAGAAAAAAGGCAAAGAAGGTGATCCAAAAGTTTCTCAAAGATTTGAAGAGTATCAAAAGCAAGAATACACTAACAGCTTTTGACAAAACCCATGAGGTTTTTGAGATTTCTAGCTTGTTAAATGAGGTTGAAGCAGCCACGATTGGGGTGTTCGAGTCTTCATTGTCCTATATTGCAGGGGCAAAGGTGGTATCAAGGGTGAGTGGATTTTCCTTGGTTTCCAAACTTAGGAACCAGAAGAGCATTGCACCCGAAGAGGAAGAAACAAAAACCAAtgattttgagaaatttgatgCTGCATTGCACTCCCTCAACAGTCACAAGACTAGCAAGACTGATGGTCTAATACACATGGACAAAGTTCAAAATCAGTTGTGGAAGATGGAGTCTAGCATTGAAGATCTGGAAGAAGGACTAGAATCCTTGTTTAGGCGGTTGATCAAAACTAGAGTTTCCCTCCTCAACATTCTCAACCACTAGCCAAGAAAATCTTCTAACAGAAATTTTGATGTTTAGTATTGTAGTTGTAAATGAAACATTGTACTTGTAGTTTCCCCTCCAGATATAAATCAATATACTTTGAGCAAAATTCTTGCCTATACATAAAACCGTTTTTCCTTGTTGTCTTGGCATTCATTCATTACTCAGTTGATGATGAAAGTAAGCACTAAGTTCTCCAATTTTATCATGAGACTGAAATAAATGTACATGGAGACGAAATGGGCAGTGAATCATTATGGCTTCTTTCTTCCCCTCCATTTTTCTCATGGACTATAACCAAGCATGTATTATAACATAAA
It encodes:
- the LOC131327482 gene encoding uncharacterized protein LOC131327482; its protein translation is MDSSPSRSKSNSHTRSASLPTRLHPLIPCVDENSRLNGLRILFERLDNMLLLPRSQQAFAQQRHQLLVKEVLEKYLRLLDICAAAKDVSTQTKQDVQNLLSILRRRRDTNDFAGYLTSRKKAKKVIQKFLKDLKSIKSKNTLTAFDKTHEVFEISSLLNEVEAATIGVFESSLSYIAGAKVVSRVSGFSLVSKLRNQKSIAPEEEETKTNDFEKFDAALHSLNSHKTSKTDGLIHMDKVQNQLWKMESSIEDLEEGLESLFRRLIKTRVSLLNILNH